From a single Zygotorulaspora mrakii chromosome 2, complete sequence genomic region:
- the BNA2 gene encoding dioxygenase BNA2 (similar to Saccharomyces cerevisiae BNA2 (YJR078W); ancestral locus Anc_7.444) encodes MNKELPLPTLEEYEISAVNGFLPKEMPIAKLSDSYYKKWEAVVAQLPSLLLTKKIREVVDRLPILEVKQSLLQNVGELRRAYSVLCFITNAYVWGVDQPCEILPDCIAVPLLRISDELGLPPLATYSSLVLWNYQPIITNPDLIDDVMDLSNLTTLNTFTGGIDESWFYLVSVMTEKVGSKCVMAGMNAMKTARQNDIDSVVKELQLLAEGIDNLGSILMRMEEMCDPHIFYYRMRPYLAGWKNMAEVGLPRGVKYGSKGEYKYFAGGSNAQSSLIQTLDIILGIEHFPTGKKNGENQKTISANSNKNSFINEMRNYMPKKHREFLQHLSLVSNIRTFVLDQKVEKLTLAYDACLAMLKSFRDKHIQIVTRYIILQSNKNKSKSRALRSGLSKDQESKQLKGTGGTALIPFLKQCRDETGSIAASDWGKKVLSTAVLDVHRHSVIPTLHKRSAEKEMDESAGKSKKSKLGLAGDWIVDASSDEESGIGRSAGHW; translated from the coding sequence ATGAACAAAGAGCTTCCATTACCAACTTTGGAAGAGTACGAGATTTCTGCAGTCAATGGGTTTTTGCCCAAAGAGATGCCGATTGCCAAATTGTCTGATTCGTATTACAAAAAATGGGAGGCTGTAGTAGCTCAGTTGCCATCCTTACTACtgacaaagaaaatcagAGAGGTTGTTGATCGTTTGCCCATACTGGAGGTGAAACAGTCGCTCTTGCAGAATGTCGGCGAATTAAGGAGAGCGTATTCGGTGCTCTGTTTCATTACCAATGCCTATGTATGGGGGGTTGATCAGCCATGTGAAATTCTACCAGATTGTATTGCCGTCCCGTTATTGAGAATTTCGGATGAATTGGGGCTACCTCCATTAGCGACATATTCTTCTCTCGTGCTCTGGAATTATCAACCTATTATTACGAATCCAGATCTTATCGATGACGTTATGGATCTTTCCAACCTAACGACACTAAATACGTTTACAGGCGGTATCGATGAAAGCTGGTTTTACCTAGTCAGTGTCATGACGGAGAAAGTCGGCAGCAAATGTGTAATGGCAGGTATGAATGCAATGAAAACTGCAAGAcaaaatgatattgattCCGTTGTAAAGGAACTTCAGTTGTTGGCCGAGGGCATAGATAATTTGGGAAGCATACTGATGAGAATGGAAGAAATGTGCGATCCCCACATTTTCTATTATAGAATGAGGCCTTATCTGGCAGGTTGGAAAAACATGGCTGAAGTCGGCCTACCAAGAGGTGTCAAATACGGCTCAAAAGGTgaatataaatattttgcagGAGGCTCGAATGCACAAAGCTCTTTGATTCAGACTTTAGATATCATTTTAGGAATCGAGCATTTTCCTACAGGCAAGAAGAATGGAGAAAATCAGAAGACTATTTCTGCTAACAGCAATAAAAATTCGTTCATAAATGAGATGCGGAATTATATGCCTAAAAAGCATCGCgaatttcttcagcattTATCTCTTGTGAGCAATATTCGTACCTTTGTGCTAGATcagaaagttgaaaaacttACTCTGGCCTATGATGCTTGTCTGGCAATGCTAAAATCCTTCCGTGACAAGCACATTCAAATTGTTACACGTTACATCATACTGCAatccaacaaaaataaatcaaaatcCAGGGCTTTAAGAAGTGGGTTATCgaaagatcaagaaagcaAACAATTGAAAGGAACTGGTGGTACAGCTTTGATACCTTTTTTAAAACAATGCAGAGACGAAACTGGAAGCATCGCAGCTTCTGACTGGGGAAAGAAAGTCTTGAGTACTGCCGTTCTTGATGTTCATAGGCATTCTGTTATTCCTACGTTGCATAAAAGAAGCgctgaaaaggaaatggaTGAATCTGCCGGCAAATCTAAAAAGTCTAAACTGGGTTTGGCCGGAGATTGGATTGTAGACGCCAGTTCTGACGAGGAGAGCGGTATTGGCCGATCTGCCGGACACTGGTAA
- the MIX23 gene encoding Mix23p (similar to Saccharomyces cerevisiae YBL107C; ancestral locus Anc_7.443), translating to MRYTKQTKAHPRHMSTDKITLRTPDVLLDPNLEFSTEEPPIRELVLTRKRCIDSSIVDSFLKLLRNGSDDILRQKLSSYSQAQDNGRANSSKKTSCEQYLKKELYPNWQTRDQIISFCEGQSEQLKHELDAGTSKSIRSNVIPEIDPRLDPYSARRIIYDREAAYKDWKRLNSWIENNKKVESILRNSSAKTLKQNCDQNADYMAQFFSFINKTT from the coding sequence ATGAGATATacaaaacaaacaaaagCACATCCCAGGCATATGAGTACGGATAAAATTACTCTAAGGACACCAGACGTGCTACTCGATCCAAATTTAGAATTCTCCACCGAAGAACCTCCTATAAGAGAGTTAGTTTTGACAAGAAAACGATGTATCGATTCCTCAATAGTGGactcttttttgaagctcTTACGTAATGGCAGTGACGACATTTTAAGACAGAAGTTGAGCTCGTATTCACAGGCTCAAGATAACGGCAGGGCAAActcttcaaagaaaacttCCTGCGAgcagtatttgaaaaaggagCTATACCCTAATTGGCAAACAAGGGACCAGATTATAAGCTTCTGCGAGGGACAAAGTGAGCAGCTGAAACATGAGCTGGATGCAGGTACTTCGAAAAGCATCAGATCAAACGTAATACCCGAAATCGATCCACGTTTGGATCCGTATTCCGCAAGAAGAATCATATATGACCGGGAGGCCGCCTACAAAGATTGGAAAAGATTGAACAGCTGGattgaaaacaacaaaaaggTAGAGTCCATCTTACGGAATTCCAGTGCTAAAACCCTCAAACAAAACTGCGATCAGAATGCGGACTATATGGCTCAGTTTTTTAGCTTCATCAATAAAACGACCTAG
- a CDS encoding uncharacterized protein (similar to Saccharomyces cerevisiae SRO77 (YBL106C) and SRO7 (YPR032W); ancestral locus Anc_7.442) — MFSSRRLKKAFKNDRSKSENERTNPENEPIRNGLSPPVKSPKKFSLKVPELGVKGQYSKLFSVSEVSRYGMNGKVTTSAFNFTQSLLALATDTGEIHVYGQQQVEVVFTLEGKSHIKFLKFVKGIYLVAIDSRDVIMVFSLFSKRMLTSVFSPGKIACVETDPSLDWLMIGLQSGIILFYDVDRNVISNFKIENLQKTRFFPKDRISAVISMQWNPRDIGTVLISYDQVTVTYSLVEADIKQHFIYELLPGAPGGDFLDKQGKLRRPGVKQSLYHPNSLHILTVHEDNSLVFWDANSGQLIQARTLFETDVHISQEGFQKPLITAPPRITQVAWICQKNPEYTSLVVSTQSKEVGQSLTLIELGGTPLYSITSYENMSKYYANTRSQRIVPLSNSAPIIEFLPLPSQSPYFSGCHDPKVILVLLSDGQIETLLYPSSHFSYKASLFSQSLAWVRPTATRSLAVSVPKKLWLGMMSAAKSSDNILKGGEPLKKNVTKSDACSALATGHKDGSVRIWDASRGEISGGSVFEVNLSRILNMTSKAIDNISFSTQTLELAVSIESGDVVLFKFDVNQFYNPNPQKSERELEMNFRRFSINSSKELLVDIRDRSPENIRQGFMPITAVHANKGKVTSLTNSNVGFVGIGYQDGTLLILDRRGPAVIYMQAVDKLPNVHSQYITAIEFVIMEYADDGYSSILMLCGSDTGEVLVYKIIPENGGRFAAHFVESRKTNDEGPITMIDSFSKSQNESCSANISQMRNLSSGLAIPGYVIVSGKKDIRVWKIGKSFESHKSFKYPVAASGLAFIPFVNNGEVKVVTVVIVLLLGGDIKVLSIPDAGEISSMVSTVPIQARFIRDSSVLKNGDILIRTNEFQASLLSTVNEQATGISGNSTLEEKAKTDSLYIPGKKIAYRPQVNSLQWARGTINCTTDQLDTLLGGEHRPPRKYEESEMATQTISVKPNEPDDESREHSYRRPTRSGTRSSRYGVFRSVSRAVESRYDSLEGTFNDYATAVGESVNELVEETTKDMAKGAFGL, encoded by the coding sequence ATGTTCAGCAGCAGGCGTTTGAAGAAGGCATTCAAGAATGACCGTAGTAAGTCAGAGAACGAACGAACCAATCCGGAGAATGAACCTATTCGAAATGGTTTATCACCCCCTGTCAAGTCCCCCAAGAAATTCTCCCTTAAAGTTCCAGAACTTGGAGTGAAAGGTCAGTAttccaaacttttttcCGTGAGTGAGGTAAGTCGTTATGGGATGAACGGAAAGGTGACAACCTCGGCCTTCAATTTTACTCAAAGTCTTTTAGCTTTGGCCACAGACACAGGTGAAATTCACGTTTATGGCCAGCAGCAAGTAGAGGTTGTATTTACTTTGGAGGGAAAGAGTCATataaaatttctgaaatttgtCAAGGGTATATACTTGGTTGCCATTGATAGTAGAGATGTCATTATGGTTTTCTCACTCTTCTCTAAACGCATGCTGACATCCGTGTTCAGTCCAGGCAAGATTGCTTGTGTAGAAACGGATCCCTCGTTGGATTGGCTCATGATTGGTCTTCAAAGCGGAATTATCTTATTTTATGATGTTGATAGAAATGTCATAtccaatttcaagattgaaaatctACAAAAGACTCGTTTTTTCCCGAAGGACCGAATATCTGCAGTAATATCAATGCAATGGAATCCTAGGGATATTGGTACTGTTCTCATATCATATGATCAAGTCACCGTTACTTATTCTCTTGTCGAAGCTGATATAAAGCAGCACTTCATCTATGAACTGCTACCTGGGGCTCCTGGAGGAGATTTCTTAGACAAGCAAGGAAAATTGAGAAGGCCAGGAGTAAAACAGTCTCTTTATCATCCGAATTCTCTGCATATTTTAACTGTTCACGAGGATAACTCATTGGTATTCTGGGATGCCAACAGTGGTCAGCTAATTCAAGCTAGAACACTGTTCGAAACAGATGTCCATATATCTCAAGAAGGGTTCCAAAAACCACTTATCACGGCCCCACCTCGGATTACTCAAGTTGCATGGATTTGTCAGAAAAATCCTGAGTACACGTCTTTGGTGGTGTCGACGCAAAGTAAAGAAGTGGGTCAATCATTGACGCTCATTGAACTAGGTGGTACCCCACTTTATTCTATCACCTCCTATGAAAACATGAGCAAATATTACGCCAACACTCGATCACAGAGGATTGTTCCTCTGTCGAATAGCGCACctataattgaatttcTACCATTACCTAGCCAATCtccatatttttctggTTGTCACGATCCTAAAGTCATTCTCGTTTTGTTGTCAGATGGTCAAATAGAAACCCTGCTGTATCCCTCATCTCATTTTAGCTATAAAGCATCTCtattttctcaaagttTAGCATGGGTAAGACCTACTGCAACCAGGTCTCTAGCAGTCAGTGTGCCCAAAAAGCTATGGCTAGGTATGATGTCTGCAGCGAAGTCTAGCGACAATATTCTGAAGGGTGGTGAGCctttaaagaaaaatgtgACGAAAAGCGATGCTTGTTCTGCATTGGCTACAGGGCATAAAGATGGCTCTGTACGAATATGGGACGCATCCAGAGGTGAAATTAGTGGCGGCTCGGTGTTTGAGGTTAATTTGTCTAGAATATTGAATATGACTTCAAAAGCAATCGACAATATATCATTTTCTACACAAACTCTGGAACTAGCAGTATCTATCGAGTCGGGAGACGTTGTTTTGTTCAAATTCGATGTCAACCAATTTTATAATCCAAATCCACAGAAGAGTGAGCGTGAGCTGGAAATGAATTTCAgaagattttcaataaatagCTCAAAGGAATTATTGGTCGATATTAGAGATAGATCGCCTGAAAACATTAGACAGGGATTCATGCCTATAACTGCTGTTCATGCGAATAAGGGTAAAGTAACTTCACTTACAAACAGCAATGTGGGATTTGTAGGAATTGGTTATCAGGATGGAACACTATTAATTCTTGATAGAAGAGGCCCTGCAGTTATATACATGCAGGCCGTTGACAAGCTTCCGAACGTTCACAGCCAATATATCACAGCAATCGAATTTGTTATCATGGAATATGCCGATGATGGTTATTCCAGTATCCTAATGTTGTGTGGTTCCGACACAGGTGAGGTCCTAGTCTACAAGATCATTCCAGAAAATGGGGGTAGATTTGCAGCACATTTTGTAGAATCTCGCAAAACAAATGACGAGGGACCAATTACGATGATAGATTCATTTTCGAAATCTCAAAACGAAAGCTGTTCAGCAAACATTTCACAAATGCGTAATTTGAGTAGTGGGTTAGCCATACCAGGGTACGTAATTGTTTCAGGCAAGAAGGATATACGCGTATGGAAAATAGGGAAGTCATTCGAAAGTCACAagtctttcaaatatcCTGTAGCTGCCAGTGGATTAGCTTTTATTCCATTCGTTAACAATGGTGAGGTAAAGGTGGTCACTGTCGTGATAGTCCTTCTTCTTGGCGGTGATATTAAAGTGCTGTCTATTCCAGACGCCGGCGAAATATCATCCATGGTTTCAACCGTCCCCATACAGGCGCGATTTATCCGTGATAGCTCCGTTCTCAAAAATGGTGATATTCTGATAAGAACAAATGAATTTCAGGCTTCTCTACTCTCTACAGTGAATGAGCAAGCTACAGGTATCAGCGGTAACTCGactttggaagaaaaagccAAAACAGACTCTCTGTACATACCTGGTAAGAAAATCGCCTATAGGCCGCAAGTTAATTCTTTACAATGGGCTAGAGGCACAATTAACTGTACTACAGATCAGCTGGATACTCTTCTGGGAGGCGAGCATAGACCTCCACGTAAGTACGAGGAAAGCGAAATGGCAACGCAGACCATTTCAGTGAAGCCAAATGAGCCGGATGATGAGTCAAGGGAACATTCATACAGGCGCCCAACAAGAAGTGGTACCAGATCAAGTCGCTATGGCGTATTCAGGAGTGTCTCCCGTGCTGTGGAGTCTCGTTATGATTCCTTAGAGGGAACATTCAATGATTACGCCACTGCCGTCGGCGAAAGTGTAAACGAACTGGTCGAAGAAACCACAAAAGATATGGCTAAAGGTGCCTTTGGATTGTGA
- the PKC1 gene encoding protein kinase C (similar to Saccharomyces cerevisiae PKC1 (YBL105C); ancestral locus Anc_7.441) → MFTQVEHEIHKKIERERNIIQGASNLKKRTSNNMVIQKCNTNIREARQNIQYLEETLEKLQLSSERELQTGSNDVNKKESYGVNGSGQVSTLRSSEHVFSRLDLVKYDCPSLSQRIQYLLQQLEFKLQVERQYQEANAKLTKLYQIDGDRQSSSAAEGGALESKTRIQLLTKALKKYQAINVDLDQYKPHNDDIMATQPKFRRKQLTGELSIGITAIRDVDHIQSPMFSRTPESYITIKIDDTVKARTRPSRNDRWHEEFQIQVGKGNEVEITVYDKVNDIMTPVAVMWLLLSDIAEEIRKKKVGKTSGQQGWVDASKVRSSHYVEPNTSVIAAPTMEDKASPYPNSAGGSSDDNSSSTDYSNSVTTNSWFVLEPAGQILLTLGFHKSSQPQKKSLVGGLHRHGAIINRQEEIYEQHGHHFVQKSFYNIMCCAYCGEFLRYTGFQCQDCKFLCHKKCYEKVVTKCIAKTTTDMGPDEAKLNHRIPHRFEPYSNRGTKWCCHCGYILPWGKNKVWKCSECSIMCHKECAHLVPDFCGMSMEMANKILRTIEDTKKIQEKKKRLPPISSVDSSATTAVSKVNPSVPSLTNTTLGDPSLHVQQATAKRGSFYEPSDNIDSSPYYDGDTTRPNTQADSHEKLHKYINENETYLNFTESAQKNVQSLESAEIGTLDPLAPGISQAAEEQIASKRNSVLYTRQDLENWKLHEKALHEQSRRRESKDQNNLEINRPETFLTKEEIEPVIQNPASLDVAQSLEGTQDFEKSHINPFRDMNTETFQLEQQNQMVSEAVSDGTLLTQTATTVSKESIQISPRKSQGAGKHRKKSPKRRKVSLDDFILLKVLGKGNFGKVLLSKSKNTGHLCAIKVLKKDHIIQNHDIESARAEKKVFLLATDAKHPFLTNLYCSFQTENRIYFAMEFIGGGDLMWHVQNQRLSVRRAKFYAAEVLLALKYFHSNGVIYRDLKLENILLTPQGHIKIADYGLCKDEMWYGSTTSTFCGTPEFMAPEILKDQAYTKAVDWWAFGVLLYQMLLCQSPFSGDDEDEVFNAILTDEPLYPIDMAGDIVQIFQGLLTKDPEKRLGAGPQDALDVMKEPFFRSINFDDLLNLRIQPPYIPDIKSPEDTSYFEQEFTVAAPTLTPLSSVLETSQQEEFRGFSFMPADLEL, encoded by the coding sequence CGGCTCTGGTCAAGTATCCACCTTAAGAAGCAGCGAGCATGTCTTTTCACGATTGGATTTGGTTAAATATGACTGCCCCTCATTATCACAAAGaattcaatatcttctgCAGCAGCTTGAGTTCAAGTTGCAAGTCGAAAGGCAGTACCAAGAGGCCAATGCCAAATTAACAAAACTATACCAAATTGACGGTGACCGACAGAGTAGTTCAGCTGCCGAAGGTGGTGCCTTGGAATCGAAGACTCGTATCCAACTGTTAACAAAAGCactcaaaaaatatcaggCTATTAATGTCGATTTGGACCAATATAAACCGCATAATGATGACATAATGGCCACACAGCCGAAGtttcgaagaaaacagTTGACAGGAGAACTGAGTATTGGGATTACGGCCATCAGAGATGTTGATCATATTCAATCGCCGATGTTCTCGAGAACGCCAGAGAGTTACATAACTATCAAGATTGATGACACTGTTAAGGCCAGGACGAGGCCTTCTAGAAATGATAGATGGCATGAggaatttcaaattcagGTTGGCAAAGGGAATGAAGTCGAAATTACGGTGTACGATAAAGTCAATGATATAATGACACCTGTCGCTGTTATGTGGCTATTGCTATCAGATATTGCAGAGGAGATTCgtaagaaaaaagttggTAAAACAAGTGGTCAGCAAGGTTGGGTGGACGCATCAAAAGTTAGAAGCTCCCATTACGTTGAACCAAATACTTCAGTGATTGCTGCCCCCACCATGGAAGATAAAGCTTCCCCATATCCAAATTCAGCCGGAGGGAGTAGTGACGATAACAGCTCTTCAACAGACTACTCTAATTCAGTAACAACAAATTCATGGTTTGTGTTAGAACCCGCAGGCCAGATACTCCTAACTCTTGGCTTTCATAAATCTTCCCAGccacaaaaaaaatcattagTGGGAGGATTGCATCGTCACGGTGCCATTATCAACAGACAGGAAGAGATTTATGAACAACATGGTCACCATTTTGTACAAAAATCGTTTTACAACATTATGTGCTGTGCTTATTGCGGTGAATTTTTGAGGTATACAGGCTTTCAATGCCAAGATTGTAAATTTCTTTGTCACAAGAAATGCTATGAGAAGGTTGTCACAAAGTGTATTGCCAAGACAACTACCGATATGGGACCCGATGAGGCTAAGCTAAATCATCGTATCCCTCACAGATTCGAGCCTTATTCAAATAGAGGAACTAAATGGTGTTGTCACTGTGGTTATATATTGCCATGGGGTAAAAACAAAGTGTGGAAGTGTTCTGAATGTTCCATTATGTGTCATAAAGAATGTGCCCATTTGGTTCCAGATTTCTGTGGTATGTCTATGGAAATGGCTAATAAGATTTTAAGAACTATTGAGGataccaaaaaaattcaagagaagaagaaaagactaCCTCCAATCTCATCGGTGGACTCTTCTGCCACGACTGCTGTTTCGAAAGTTAATCCATCAGTGCCATCGCTAACTAATACTACGTTAGGTGACCCCTCGCTGCATGTGCAACAAGCAACCGCTAAACGAGGCAGTTTTTACGAACCTTCTGATAATATAGACAGTAGTCCTTATTATGACGGAGACACTACTCGACCCAATACTCAAGCAGATTCACATGAAAAGCTGCACAAAtatatcaatgaaaatgagaCCTACCTGAATTTCACTGAGAGCGCTCAGAAAAATGTGCAGTCTTTGGAATCTGCCGAAATTGGAACACTGGATCCTCTTGCACCAGGCATTTCTCAGGCAGCGGAAGAACAGATTGCCTCCAAACGCAATAGTGTTTTATATACAAGACAAGACTTGGAAAATTGGAAACTTCATGAAAAAGCCTTACATGAACAATCACGGAGACGTGAAAGTAAAGACCAAAATAATTTAGAAATTAACAGACCTGAAACATTCCtgacaaaagaagaaattgaaccGGTTATTCAAAATCCAGCGTCCCTTGATGTAGCACAAAGTCTCGAAGGCACgcaagattttgaaaaaagccATATTAATCCCTTCCGTGATATGAATactgaaacttttcaattggaGCAGCAAAACCAAATGGTGAGCGAAGCAGTGTCCGATGGTACGTTGCTAACACAAACAGCGACGACAGTCTCTAAGGAAAGTATTCAGATATCCCCCCGCAAATCTCAAGGAGCAGGTAAGCATAGGAAAAAATCGCCCAAGCGCCGTAAAGTGTCATTGGATGATTTCATATTATTGAAGGTTTTGGGTAAGGGTAATTTCGGTAAGGTTCTTCTCtcgaaatcaaaaaatacagGGCATTTGTGTGCAATAaaggttttgaaaaaagatcatATAATCCAGAATCatgatattgaaagtgCTAGAgcggaaaaaaaagtatttttATTGGCGACGGATGCCAAGCACCCATTCCTGACGAATTTGTACTGCTCATTCCAAACAGAAAATAGAATTTATTTTGCGATGGAGTTCATAGGGGGTGGCGATTTGATGTGGCATGTTCAGAACCAAAGACTATCCGTGAGACGAGCCAAATTTTATGCAGCTGAAGTATTATTGGCTCTTAAATATTTCCATAGTAACGGTGTCATTTACCGTGacttgaaattggaaaatattttattgaCACCACAGGGTCATATAAAGATAGCTGATTATGGTCTGTGCAAAGACGAAATGTGGTATGGCAGTACAACTTCTACTTTTTGTGGGACACCAGAATTTATGGCACCagagattttgaaggaCCAAGCTTATACGAAGGCAGTGGATTGGTGGGCATTCGGTGTATTATTGTATCAAATGCTCCTTTGTCAATCACCATTTTCAGGAGACGATGAAGACGAAGTTTTCAATGCCATTCTTACAGATGAACCACTATATCCAATAGATATGGCAGGTGACATTGTACAAATATTCCAAGGTCTTTTGACAAAAGATCCAGAAAAACGTTTGGGAGCCGGTCCTCAAGACGCGTTGGATGTCATGAAAGAGCCGTTTTTCCGCAGCATCAATTTCGATGACCTACTGAACTTACGTATTCAACCGCCTTATATTCCGGATATTAAGTCTCCGGAAGACACATCATATTTCGAGCAAGAGTTCACTGTCGCCGCACCGACCCTGACTCCTCTGTCTTCAGTGCTCGAAACAAGCCAGCAGGAGGAATTTAGGggattttcttttatgcCAGCCGATCTGGAATTGTAG